One stretch of Saccharomonospora xinjiangensis XJ-54 DNA includes these proteins:
- a CDS encoding metallopeptidase family protein: MAKGSRQRQRFRRDRHGRGLRGPLFPSTLPAASSRAEKFDALVLDALEPIEARWRHDLTELDVAVDEVPEVRMEIPSTQVDGVLLDGRVPLSRLVPAGVDREGLPTRARIVLYRRPLEARAKDPAELSELVHDVLVEQVANYLGVEPDVIDGG, encoded by the coding sequence ATGGCGAAGGGCTCGCGACAGCGTCAGCGGTTCCGCCGCGACCGGCATGGTCGCGGCCTGCGCGGACCGCTGTTCCCGTCTACGCTGCCTGCCGCGTCGAGCCGCGCGGAGAAGTTCGACGCGCTCGTGCTCGACGCCCTCGAACCGATCGAGGCTCGGTGGCGCCACGACCTCACCGAGCTCGACGTCGCCGTGGACGAGGTTCCCGAGGTGCGAATGGAGATCCCGTCAACGCAGGTGGACGGTGTATTGCTCGACGGGAGGGTTCCGCTGTCCCGGCTGGTCCCCGCAGGGGTGGACCGCGAAGGGCTGCCGACAAGGGCGAGGATCGTGCTGTACCGCCGCCCGCTCGAGGCGAGGGCGAAGGACCCAGCGGAGCTGTCGGAGCTGGTCCACGACGTCCTTGTGGAGCAGGTGGCCAACTACCTCGGAGTCGAACCCGACGTCATCGACGGCGGTTGA
- a CDS encoding DUF3499 domain-containing protein has protein sequence MRSVRKCSRTGCLEPAVATLTYAYSDSTAVVGPLATASEPHSYDLCEAHALRLTAPKGWEVVRHEGEFAAPEPSSDELTALAEAVREAGRSDRPQARPPDQPEPPRTGQGRRGHLRVLPGRA, from the coding sequence GTGCGGAGCGTGCGAAAGTGTTCGCGGACGGGTTGCCTCGAGCCCGCTGTCGCGACGCTGACCTACGCCTACAGCGACTCCACGGCGGTGGTGGGTCCGCTGGCCACGGCGTCGGAGCCCCACTCGTACGACCTCTGCGAGGCTCACGCCCTGCGGCTCACGGCGCCCAAGGGCTGGGAGGTCGTCCGCCACGAGGGTGAGTTCGCTGCACCTGAACCGTCCAGCGACGAGTTGACCGCGCTGGCCGAGGCCGTGCGTGAGGCGGGCCGGTCCGATCGTCCGCAGGCTCGACCTCCCGACCAGCCAGAGCCACCCCGAACGGGCCAGGGTCGGCGAGGTCACCTGCGGGTACTGCCCGGCCGCGCTTGA